Proteins encoded together in one Halalkaliarchaeum sp. AArc-CO window:
- a CDS encoding DUF6691 family protein, producing MSGSSGSGRHPLFMPLIFAGGLLFGFGLGFSHMARPEVVLDFLQFTDFGLLFVMFGAAIVTGVTFAVVPRLRDRAPLTGDGYGRRLKPFDRSVLVGGSIFGVGWGLSGICPGAAYASVGIGNWPIVWAIAGMFVGAYLQGVWRSQRATVGTPTSADD from the coding sequence ATGAGTGGATCGTCCGGATCCGGCCGACACCCGCTGTTCATGCCCCTGATCTTCGCCGGGGGGCTGCTGTTCGGATTCGGCCTCGGATTCAGCCACATGGCGCGACCGGAAGTCGTCCTCGACTTCCTGCAGTTCACCGACTTCGGGCTGCTGTTCGTCATGTTCGGCGCCGCGATCGTCACCGGCGTGACGTTCGCGGTGGTGCCGCGGCTCCGCGATCGGGCGCCCCTGACAGGCGACGGCTACGGTCGACGGCTCAAGCCGTTCGACCGGAGCGTGCTCGTCGGCGGATCGATCTTCGGCGTCGGCTGGGGGCTGTCGGGCATCTGTCCCGGCGCCGCCTACGCCAGCGTCGGCATCGGCAACTGGCCGATCGTGTGGGCGATCGCCGGCATGTTCGTCGGCGCGTATCTCCAGGGCGTCTGGCGGAGCCAGCGCGCCACGGTCGGGACGCCGACCAGCGCCGACGATTAG
- a CDS encoding YeeE/YedE family protein has product MAIEPLGTLVWALLGGASYEALFPHGISRYAIGGLFVGLGVVVIYLGTGLIPGASTFLESTLSYASDQSRFQQYRPSRDWRVVFTAGILLGAAVYAVVYQGGAWTTDVQPWRLFFGGILVGIGTRIGKGCTSGHGVCGVGSRSKTSLVGVVTFLIVAIGTAQLVAALGVTP; this is encoded by the coding sequence ATGGCAATCGAACCGCTCGGAACGCTGGTCTGGGCGCTTCTCGGAGGCGCCTCCTACGAGGCGCTGTTCCCCCACGGGATCAGCCGATACGCCATCGGGGGCCTGTTCGTCGGGCTGGGCGTCGTGGTGATCTATCTGGGCACCGGTCTGATCCCCGGCGCGAGCACGTTCCTCGAGTCGACGCTGTCGTACGCCTCGGACCAGTCCCGGTTCCAGCAGTATCGCCCCTCCCGGGACTGGCGTGTCGTCTTCACCGCGGGGATTCTGCTCGGGGCGGCCGTCTACGCGGTCGTTTATCAGGGCGGCGCGTGGACGACCGACGTCCAGCCGTGGCGGCTGTTCTTCGGCGGGATCCTCGTGGGTATCGGCACCCGCATCGGCAAGGGATGTACCTCCGGACACGGCGTCTGTGGCGTCGGCTCGCGGTCGAAAACCTCGCTCGTCGGCGTCGTGACGTTCCTGATCGTCGCGATCGGAACGGCCCAGCTCGTCGCCGCGCTGGGGGTGACGCCATGA
- a CDS encoding M20 family metallopeptidase encodes MPHASEPLAFARENKERLADLALELLSVDTQNPPGETRGLVDSLEDSFLEWGLEVERYAVDSAKPNLIATLPGETDRTLCFNGHVDTVPFDREAWAYDPLGERVEVSKNGDTEIRLYGRGATDMKGPLASMLLAARSFGETETTPPVTLSFAIVSDEETGGAGLKTLLESGRLDADACVIGETTCERGNHSVAVADRGSIWLSLSATGEAAHGSRPMLGENAIDRLWTAIERIRDRLPARTFDLDPAIEPIVEESVDYYGPAMGREAARELFTRPTVNLGTIEGGEAVNSVPQAARARLDIRLTAGVATPRILADVRKCIDDVEGVTIDDASWSVGTAEPIDAPLVEAIAALAGDVTGEHSYRRSATGGGDAKKLRNAGISTVEFALGTDTAHAIDEYTTLEALQANAEIYARLPDAFARTIDA; translated from the coding sequence ATGCCCCACGCCTCGGAGCCGCTTGCGTTCGCCCGCGAGAACAAAGAGCGCCTCGCGGATCTCGCGCTGGAGCTCCTGTCGGTCGACACGCAGAACCCGCCGGGGGAAACCCGGGGGCTCGTGGACAGCCTAGAAGATTCGTTCCTCGAGTGGGGGTTGGAAGTGGAACGGTACGCCGTCGATTCGGCGAAACCGAACCTCATCGCGACGCTTCCCGGGGAAACCGATCGGACGCTGTGTTTCAACGGCCACGTCGATACCGTCCCGTTCGACCGCGAGGCGTGGGCGTACGACCCCCTGGGTGAGCGCGTCGAGGTCTCGAAAAACGGCGACACCGAAATCAGGCTGTACGGCCGGGGGGCAACCGACATGAAGGGGCCGCTCGCGTCGATGTTGCTCGCCGCCCGGTCGTTCGGGGAAACGGAAACGACCCCGCCGGTGACGCTGTCGTTTGCGATCGTCAGCGACGAGGAGACGGGCGGTGCGGGCCTGAAGACGCTGCTGGAGTCGGGACGGCTCGACGCCGACGCCTGCGTGATCGGCGAGACGACCTGCGAGCGCGGCAACCACTCGGTCGCAGTCGCCGACCGGGGGAGCATCTGGCTTTCACTTTCGGCGACCGGCGAGGCCGCCCACGGTTCCCGGCCGATGCTGGGGGAGAACGCGATCGACAGGCTGTGGACCGCGATCGAGCGCATCCGCGATCGGCTTCCCGCCCGAACGTTCGATCTCGACCCCGCGATCGAGCCGATCGTCGAGGAATCAGTCGATTACTACGGCCCGGCGATGGGGAGAGAGGCCGCACGTGAACTGTTCACCCGCCCGACGGTCAACCTGGGAACGATCGAGGGAGGCGAAGCCGTAAACAGCGTGCCGCAGGCCGCACGCGCCCGGCTCGACATCAGGCTGACCGCCGGGGTCGCCACGCCACGGATCCTCGCGGACGTCCGGAAGTGTATCGACGACGTCGAGGGCGTGACGATCGACGACGCGAGCTGGTCGGTCGGAACTGCAGAGCCGATCGACGCACCGCTCGTCGAGGCGATCGCGGCCCTCGCCGGCGACGTCACCGGCGAGCACAGCTATCGCCGGAGCGCGACAGGCGGTGGCGACGCCAAGAAGCTGCGAAACGCAGGGATCTCGACCGTCGAGTTCGCACTCGGCACCGACACCGCCCACGCCATCGACGAGTACACCACCCTCGAGGCGTTGCAGGCCAACGCGGAGATTTACGCGCGTCTCCCCGACGCGTTCGCCCGGACGATCGATGCGTGA